A portion of the Tiliqua scincoides isolate rTilSci1 chromosome 3, rTilSci1.hap2, whole genome shotgun sequence genome contains these proteins:
- the RPS24 gene encoding small ribosomal subunit protein eS24 isoform X1, with the protein MNDTVTIRTRKFMTNRLLQRKQMVIDVLHPGKATVPKTEIREKLAKMYKTTPDVIFVFGFRTHFGGGKTTGFGMIYDSLDYAKKNEPKHRLARHGLYEKKKTSRKQRKERKNRMKKVRGTAKANVGAGKKK; encoded by the exons ATG aaTGACACAGTGACTATCAGAACAAGAAAGTTCATGACAAACAGGCTGCTTCAGCGTAAGCAGATG GTGATTGATGTTCTTCATCCTGGAAAGGCCACAGTCCCCAAAACTGAAATCCGTGAAAAGTTGGCCAAAATGTACAAGACGACACCAGATGTCATTTTTGTCTTTGGCTTCAGGACTCATTTTGGTGGTGGAAAGACAACAGGATTTGGCATGATCTATGATTCCCTTGACTACGCAAAGAAGAATGAACCAAAGCATAGACTGGCTAGG CATGGCTTATATGAAAAGAAAAAGACTTCTAGAAAACAACGCAAAGAACGTAAGAACAGGATGAAGAAAGTCAGGGGAACGGCCAAAGCAAACGTTGGGGCTGGCAAAAAG AAATGA
- the RPS24 gene encoding small ribosomal subunit protein eS24 isoform X2, with protein sequence MNDTVTIRTRKFMTNRLLQRKQMVIDVLHPGKATVPKTEIREKLAKMYKTTPDVIFVFGFRTHFGGGKTTGFGMIYDSLDYAKKNEPKHRLARHGLYEKKKTSRKQRKERKNRMKKVRGTAKANVGAGKK encoded by the exons ATG aaTGACACAGTGACTATCAGAACAAGAAAGTTCATGACAAACAGGCTGCTTCAGCGTAAGCAGATG GTGATTGATGTTCTTCATCCTGGAAAGGCCACAGTCCCCAAAACTGAAATCCGTGAAAAGTTGGCCAAAATGTACAAGACGACACCAGATGTCATTTTTGTCTTTGGCTTCAGGACTCATTTTGGTGGTGGAAAGACAACAGGATTTGGCATGATCTATGATTCCCTTGACTACGCAAAGAAGAATGAACCAAAGCATAGACTGGCTAGG CATGGCTTATATGAAAAGAAAAAGACTTCTAGAAAACAACGCAAAGAACGTAAGAACAGGATGAAGAAAGTCAGGGGAACGGCCAAAGCAAACGTTGGGGCTGGCAAAAAG tGA